The following proteins are co-located in the Streptomyces sp. DT2A-34 genome:
- a CDS encoding glycogen debranching N-terminal domain-containing protein, protein MICVALPGLAISTDQGQLTGRGLEGFYRAGRRVLSRCQIRVAGREPLPIQARMTAADRARFVGTLRTSPQAGPDPDVVVERTRHADGTERITLHSAAVRPLRVPVEVALGTDLADLGAIAWGKPGPELSATVHDSGLRWSSAHGNSTVTADPSPADALASAGLLRWEFVLPPGGSASIELRVRPDGAGPVRAVGRAATSPLAPARAAGDDPRAEALLRTSIEDLQALLLRDAAHPADTHLAAGVPWRCGLAPAEALAAARMTLSLGTRLAVGTLRTLARTQLRGQGPQSGMIPGPIRDAGPHLPPGCTGTEATLLFPVLLAEARRWGLPEPDTEELLPAAERCLTWLRRTAGDGTYLRDPRPGGPVRCETQAHAHRAALLGADLLDTCGRPGGGELRQWARALRTTFRADFWIDDVGGGRPAAARAPDGRQVPHLGAAAVHLLDTGLLGGGEQAPGLLDKVQTEQLARLLGGPAMDSGWGLRGLSAKEAGHNPFGHRSGAVRVHETALAVAGLAAADYEKEASTLLRGLLGAAEAFGHRLPEMYAGERRTDQGAPLPHPAACRPAATAAAAGVLLLTALAGIRPDAPAGTVTLRPVRSAPLGEIVLTGLRVAGAPFSVRVSRLGLAMVEEAAEGLQLRA, encoded by the coding sequence ATGATCTGCGTGGCCCTCCCGGGCCTCGCCATCTCCACGGACCAGGGGCAGTTGACGGGCCGGGGGCTCGAGGGGTTCTACCGTGCGGGCCGGCGCGTGCTCTCGCGCTGTCAGATCCGGGTAGCCGGACGCGAACCGCTCCCGATCCAAGCCCGGATGACGGCGGCCGACCGTGCCCGCTTCGTGGGCACGCTGCGTACTTCCCCGCAGGCGGGCCCGGACCCGGACGTCGTCGTCGAGCGAACCCGTCACGCGGACGGCACCGAGCGGATCACGCTGCACAGTGCGGCCGTCCGCCCGCTGCGTGTGCCGGTCGAGGTTGCTTTGGGTACGGACTTGGCCGACCTCGGTGCGATCGCGTGGGGCAAGCCCGGACCGGAACTGTCGGCCACGGTCCACGATTCCGGCCTGCGCTGGTCATCCGCCCATGGGAACTCGACCGTGACGGCCGACCCGTCGCCCGCCGACGCGCTGGCCTCCGCGGGGCTGCTGCGTTGGGAGTTCGTACTGCCTCCGGGCGGCAGCGCGAGCATCGAACTGCGGGTGCGTCCGGACGGGGCGGGACCCGTGCGGGCCGTGGGCCGAGCGGCGACGAGCCCGCTGGCTCCCGCGCGGGCGGCCGGTGACGATCCCAGGGCGGAGGCCCTGCTGCGGACGAGCATCGAGGACCTCCAGGCCCTCCTGCTGCGGGACGCCGCGCACCCCGCCGACACACACCTGGCCGCCGGAGTGCCCTGGCGCTGCGGCCTGGCCCCGGCCGAGGCCCTCGCCGCGGCCAGGATGACCCTGTCCCTGGGCACCCGGCTCGCCGTGGGCACGCTGCGCACCCTCGCCCGCACCCAACTCCGAGGCCAGGGACCGCAGTCCGGCATGATCCCCGGGCCGATACGGGACGCGGGCCCGCATCTGCCACCGGGTTGCACAGGCACGGAGGCCACGCTGCTCTTCCCCGTGCTGCTCGCGGAGGCCCGGCGCTGGGGGCTGCCCGAACCCGATACCGAGGAACTCCTCCCGGCGGCCGAGCGGTGTCTCACCTGGCTGCGGAGGACTGCAGGCGACGGCACCTATCTGCGCGACCCGCGCCCCGGCGGGCCCGTCCGCTGCGAGACCCAGGCGCACGCCCACCGTGCCGCACTGCTCGGTGCCGATCTCCTCGATACCTGCGGAAGACCCGGCGGCGGCGAACTGCGGCAGTGGGCCAGGGCCCTGCGGACGACGTTCCGTGCGGACTTCTGGATCGACGACGTGGGCGGCGGCCGTCCCGCGGCTGCCCGAGCACCGGACGGACGCCAGGTGCCGCATCTCGGCGCCGCCGCCGTCCACCTCCTCGACACGGGCCTGCTGGGCGGGGGAGAGCAGGCCCCCGGTCTGCTCGACAAGGTGCAGACCGAACAGCTCGCCCGGCTGCTCGGCGGGCCCGCCATGGACTCGGGGTGGGGGCTTCGCGGGCTGAGCGCGAAGGAGGCGGGGCACAACCCCTTCGGTCATCGCAGTGGAGCCGTGAGAGTCCACGAGACGGCGCTCGCCGTCGCGGGCCTGGCCGCAGCCGACTACGAGAAGGAGGCGAGCACGCTGCTGCGGGGCCTGCTGGGCGCGGCAGAGGCGTTCGGACACCGGCTGCCCGAGATGTACGCGGGGGAGCGGCGCACCGACCAAGGCGCTCCCCTCCCGCATCCGGCGGCCTGTCGCCCCGCGGCTACGGCAGCGGCAGCCGGGGTGCTGCTGTTGACCGCGCTCGCGGGCATCCGCCCGGACGCCCCCGCGGGGACGGTCACACTGCGGCCCGTGCGCAGTGCGCCGCTGGGCGAGATCGTCCTGACGGGCCTTCGGGTCGCCGGCGCCCCCTTCTCCGTACGCGTCAGCCGACTGGGCCTCGCCATGGTCGAGGAGGCGGCCGAAGGTCTGCAATTGCGAGCCTGA
- a CDS encoding TetR/AcrR family transcriptional regulator: MVTSRWTAAPARTASLRRRGAVLERAILDAALEQLSTVGWNGLTMEGVAAGAQTGKAAVYRRWPSKEDLVADALRAGLPRFESAPDLGSVREDLLELCRQAREAMFSRPGFALRSVIHECDSLQAERFHGVIFEGVVEPTIRLLREVITRGIEREEVRADAANSYVFDAIPAMMMYRSKMCASEWNDRDLEEMIDQLMVPLLRPTGL; this comes from the coding sequence ATGGTTACCTCGCGCTGGACGGCCGCCCCCGCTCGGACCGCCTCCCTCCGTCGGCGCGGCGCCGTACTCGAACGCGCGATCCTCGATGCCGCGCTGGAACAGCTCAGTACGGTCGGCTGGAACGGCCTCACCATGGAGGGCGTCGCCGCCGGCGCCCAGACCGGAAAGGCCGCGGTCTATCGCCGCTGGCCGTCCAAGGAGGACCTCGTCGCCGATGCGCTGCGTGCCGGGCTGCCGCGCTTCGAGTCTGCTCCCGACCTGGGGAGCGTGCGCGAGGATCTGCTCGAGCTGTGCCGACAGGCGCGAGAGGCGATGTTCTCGCGCCCCGGTTTCGCCCTGCGATCGGTGATTCACGAATGCGACAGCCTCCAGGCCGAACGCTTCCATGGAGTGATCTTCGAGGGCGTCGTGGAGCCGACCATCAGGTTGCTCCGTGAGGTCATCACCCGTGGGATTGAGCGGGAAGAAGTGCGGGCCGACGCAGCGAACAGTTACGTCTTCGATGCCATTCCGGCGATGATGATGTACCGATCAAAGATGTGCGCAAGCGAATGGAATGATCGGGATCTGGAGGAGATGATCGACCAGTTGATGGTTCCTCTGCTCCGTCCGACAGGTCTCTGA
- a CDS encoding ATP-binding cassette domain-containing protein, which translates to MIQAIGLTSNPRKELPPAVDDVSFEAHAGRVTALLGAPGAGKTTALRLMLELQQGRGITYFRGRPLHRIAHPSREVGVLLGEVPGHPARTVRGHLRMLCAAAGVPARRADEVLEVVGLVSLRDERLDTLSRGMDRRLGLACVLLADPHTLVLDDPAEGLSARECRWLYGMLRAHATQGGTVLLTTADPKAAARTADRVVTLEQGRLVADLDAADFSRTRLRPRVAVRTPHASRLAALLTKEARTAQRSIEVVRESGNCLSVYGSTCADVGETAFRHGILVHQLADEIGDMGPGVERDPSIELRSDQVRQTPNGKLVAAHGGHGHAGITPSAPDDGVTPAGDRPAAPEAPPTPDGDPVTAAGQEASAEAPQAPTGEPRPADALPDDRPPSQAAGSRAATSALDVLPDLPPPISVRPAPSPLRPLRYELRRAAGVGTGFLTGAAVLVVSALTAVLLARIGHTPQPRLLVAWPQELPLPPAALGAGLLGAIAFGDEFRHPALAADRGTVPRRLGLLAAKLLVASATALVLAFLTVGCNAEVLYLVYGRELAEVPTDWLSLSASWIGLVVGCAWAGVLAAGLFRSTTAGLAAVVAVPIVVVPLVQKALEGPSVRTAAGFPLRLREVLLSQWPFGGERYLAAVARVIAQPVGGALTLSLAALLCAYLLTTLRSRVR; encoded by the coding sequence GTGATCCAGGCCATCGGACTGACCAGCAACCCTCGCAAGGAGCTTCCCCCCGCCGTCGACGACGTTTCCTTCGAGGCGCACGCGGGACGTGTCACCGCGCTGCTCGGGGCGCCGGGAGCAGGCAAGACAACGGCGCTCAGACTCATGCTCGAACTCCAACAGGGCCGTGGGATCACCTACTTCAGAGGCCGTCCCCTGCATCGCATCGCCCATCCGTCGCGCGAGGTCGGTGTGCTCCTCGGCGAGGTTCCCGGGCACCCGGCCCGCACTGTCCGCGGCCATCTGCGCATGCTGTGCGCCGCCGCCGGTGTTCCGGCTCGGCGCGCCGACGAGGTCCTGGAGGTCGTCGGCCTCGTCAGCCTGCGCGACGAACGCCTGGACACCCTCTCTCGCGGCATGGACCGCCGCCTCGGTCTGGCCTGTGTGCTGCTGGCCGACCCGCACACACTCGTGCTCGACGATCCCGCGGAAGGGCTCTCGGCCCGCGAGTGCCGCTGGCTGTACGGCATGCTGCGCGCGCACGCGACCCAGGGCGGCACGGTCCTGCTGACCACGGCTGATCCCAAGGCGGCCGCGCGCACCGCCGACCGGGTCGTCACCCTGGAGCAGGGCAGGCTCGTGGCCGACCTGGACGCCGCCGACTTCTCCCGCACCCGGCTGCGCCCCCGAGTCGCTGTCCGCACTCCGCACGCCTCCCGCCTCGCCGCGCTGCTCACCAAGGAGGCACGCACGGCACAGCGCTCCATCGAGGTCGTGCGCGAGAGCGGCAACTGCCTCTCGGTGTACGGCAGCACATGTGCCGACGTCGGCGAGACCGCGTTCCGCCACGGCATCCTCGTGCACCAACTCGCCGACGAAATCGGCGACATGGGACCCGGTGTCGAGCGGGACCCCTCGATCGAGCTGCGTTCAGACCAGGTGCGGCAGACACCGAACGGCAAGTTGGTCGCAGCCCACGGTGGTCATGGGCACGCAGGCATCACACCGTCGGCGCCGGACGACGGGGTGACCCCGGCCGGCGATCGCCCGGCAGCCCCCGAGGCGCCGCCGACGCCGGACGGAGACCCGGTCACGGCCGCTGGGCAGGAGGCCTCGGCAGAGGCTCCACAGGCACCCACGGGCGAGCCGCGACCCGCCGACGCACTCCCAGACGATCGGCCTCCGTCCCAGGCCGCCGGTTCGCGCGCGGCAACCTCCGCCCTCGACGTCCTCCCCGATCTCCCGCCCCCCATCTCCGTCCGCCCCGCCCCCAGCCCCCTCCGCCCCCTCCGCTACGAACTCCGTCGCGCCGCCGGCGTCGGCACGGGGTTCCTCACCGGCGCCGCCGTGCTGGTGGTGTCCGCCCTCACCGCCGTACTGCTGGCCCGTATCGGACACACTCCGCAGCCGCGCCTGCTGGTCGCGTGGCCGCAGGAGCTCCCGTTGCCGCCCGCGGCGCTCGGTGCCGGGCTGCTCGGCGCGATCGCGTTCGGCGACGAGTTCCGTCACCCCGCCCTGGCCGCGGATCGCGGCACCGTCCCCCGTCGGCTGGGGCTGCTGGCCGCGAAACTCCTCGTCGCCTCCGCCACCGCGCTGGTCCTGGCCTTCCTCACCGTGGGCTGCAATGCCGAAGTGCTCTATCTCGTCTACGGACGGGAGCTCGCGGAAGTTCCGACCGACTGGCTTTCGCTGAGCGCGAGTTGGATCGGCCTCGTGGTCGGGTGTGCCTGGGCCGGCGTGCTGGCCGCGGGCCTGTTCCGGTCGACCACGGCCGGGCTCGCGGCGGTGGTCGCCGTACCCATCGTCGTCGTACCCCTCGTACAAAAGGCGCTGGAGGGTCCGTCTGTGCGGACGGCGGCCGGTTTTCCCCTGCGGCTGCGTGAGGTCCTCCTGTCGCAGTGGCCGTTCGGGGGAGAGCGCTATCTGGCCGCCGTCGCGCGCGTGATCGCCCAACCCGTCGGCGGCGCACTGACGTTGTCGCTGGCCGCGCTGCTCTGCGCCTATCTGCTCACGACCCTGCGGAGCAGGGTCCGATGA
- a CDS encoding FadR/GntR family transcriptional regulator: MSTLAHTMMTAARAADSGLAGPGDLDRYPYAEAPVTDRVGASPWETADPELGRVGRRAAGSRGRGLHGQLVQQLGQMIVSGDLGADRPLVPEEIGQRFEVSRTVVRESLRVLEAKGLVSARPNVGTRVRPVSDWNLLDPDIIEWRAFGPQRDDQRRELSELRWTIEPLAARLAAGHGRDDVQQRLADMVEIMSHAMGQGDVLTFSRADTEFHSVLIQVAGNRMLEHLSGIVSAALQVSGGPVTGCDRPNETSLAQHSRIVDALATGDGAAAETAMRHLLTVHPEVERVVPAPREH, translated from the coding sequence GTGAGTACCCTTGCGCACACCATGATGACCGCCGCCCGCGCCGCCGACTCCGGTCTCGCCGGCCCGGGCGATCTCGACCGCTACCCCTACGCCGAGGCCCCCGTCACCGACCGCGTCGGAGCCTCCCCCTGGGAGACCGCGGACCCGGAGCTGGGCCGTGTCGGCCGACGCGCCGCGGGCAGCCGCGGACGCGGGCTGCACGGCCAACTCGTCCAACAGCTCGGCCAGATGATCGTCTCCGGCGACCTCGGCGCCGACCGTCCGCTCGTGCCAGAGGAGATCGGCCAGCGCTTCGAGGTCTCCCGCACCGTCGTCCGCGAGTCGCTCCGCGTCCTGGAGGCCAAGGGCCTGGTCAGCGCCCGCCCGAACGTCGGCACGCGCGTGCGCCCCGTCAGTGACTGGAATCTCCTCGACCCGGACATCATCGAGTGGCGGGCATTCGGACCGCAGCGCGACGATCAACGTCGGGAGCTGAGCGAGCTGCGCTGGACGATCGAGCCGCTCGCCGCCCGCCTCGCCGCCGGGCACGGGCGCGACGACGTCCAGCAGCGGCTCGCCGACATGGTCGAGATCATGAGTCATGCGATGGGGCAGGGCGACGTCCTCACCTTCTCCCGTGCCGACACCGAGTTCCACAGCGTGCTCATCCAGGTCGCGGGCAACCGCATGCTGGAGCACCTGTCGGGGATCGTCTCGGCCGCCCTCCAGGTCTCCGGCGGCCCCGTCACGGGCTGTGACCGGCCGAACGAGACGTCGCTGGCGCAGCACAGCAGGATCGTCGACGCCCTGGCCACCGGCGACGGCGC
- a CDS encoding RecQ family ATP-dependent DNA helicase, with amino-acid sequence MEHTSNADLRAAADAVLARLVGDATGAARLREDQWRAIEALVADKRRALVVQRTGWGKSAVYFVATSLLRARGSGPTVIVSPLLALMRNQVEAAARAGIHARTINSSNTEEWDTIQDEIAAGEVDVLLVSPERLNNPDFRDQVLPKLAAATGLLVVDEAHCISDWGHDFRPDYRRLRTMLSDLPPGVPVLATTATANARVTADVAEQLGTGGTTDALVLRGPLDRDSLSLSVLRLPDAAHRMAWLADHLDELPGSGIIYTLTVAAAEEVTAFLRHRGHTVASYTGKTENADRQQAEDDLLGNKVKALVATSALGMGFDKPDLGFVVHLGSPSSPIAYYQQVGRAGRGVEHAEVLLLPGQEDEAIWHYFASLAFPSEDLVRRTLDVLARAERPLSLPALEPLVELRRSRLETMLKVLDVDGAVRRVKGGWIATGQPWTYETDRYDWVAQQRKAEQQAMREYASTTGCRMEFLQRQLDDEGAKACGRCDNCAGARFTADTSTVALDAARVDLGRAGVEVEPRRMWPTGLPSIGVDLKGRIPAGEQAAPGRALGRLSDIGWGNRLRPMLAPHAPDGPVPDDVAKAIVDVLVDWAKGPGGWASGAQDAPPRPVGVVMVASRTRPQLINSLSARIAEVGRLPLLGSLQYTGEAPQASRSNSAQRLKALDGALTVPPALASALTETPGPVLLVDDFTETGWTLAVTARMLRRAGAQGVMPLVLAVQG; translated from the coding sequence ATGGAGCACACGAGCAACGCGGATCTCCGGGCGGCCGCCGACGCGGTCCTCGCACGCCTCGTCGGGGACGCCACCGGCGCGGCCCGGCTGCGTGAGGACCAGTGGCGGGCAATCGAGGCGCTGGTCGCCGACAAACGCCGGGCCCTGGTCGTGCAGCGCACGGGGTGGGGCAAGTCCGCGGTCTACTTCGTGGCCACGTCGCTGCTGCGGGCCAGGGGCAGCGGACCGACCGTGATCGTCTCCCCGTTGCTCGCGCTGATGCGCAACCAGGTCGAGGCCGCGGCCCGCGCCGGCATCCACGCACGGACCATCAACTCCTCCAACACCGAGGAATGGGACACCATTCAGGACGAGATCGCCGCGGGCGAGGTCGATGTGCTGCTGGTCTCCCCGGAACGCCTCAACAACCCGGACTTCCGCGATCAGGTCCTGCCCAAGCTGGCCGCGGCGACCGGTCTTCTCGTGGTGGACGAGGCGCACTGCATCTCGGACTGGGGCCACGACTTCCGGCCCGACTACCGGCGACTGCGCACCATGCTCTCCGATCTCCCGCCCGGAGTGCCCGTACTCGCGACGACCGCCACCGCCAACGCCCGCGTGACCGCCGATGTCGCCGAGCAACTCGGTACCGGGGGCACCACGGACGCCCTGGTGCTGCGCGGTCCACTGGACCGGGACAGCCTGAGTCTGAGTGTGTTGCGGCTGCCGGACGCCGCGCACCGTATGGCATGGCTCGCCGACCACCTCGATGAACTACCGGGCTCGGGCATCATCTACACGCTCACGGTGGCCGCCGCCGAGGAGGTCACGGCCTTCCTGCGGCATCGCGGCCACACGGTCGCCTCCTACACCGGCAAGACGGAGAACGCCGACCGTCAGCAGGCCGAGGACGACCTGCTCGGCAACAAGGTCAAGGCCCTGGTCGCCACCTCCGCACTCGGCATGGGCTTCGACAAGCCCGACCTCGGCTTCGTCGTGCACCTCGGCTCGCCCTCCTCCCCCATCGCCTACTACCAGCAGGTCGGCCGCGCGGGCCGCGGCGTGGAGCACGCCGAGGTACTCCTCCTTCCAGGCCAGGAGGACGAGGCGATCTGGCATTACTTCGCCTCGCTCGCCTTCCCCTCGGAGGACCTGGTGCGCCGTACTCTCGACGTCCTCGCGCGGGCGGAGAGGCCACTGTCGCTGCCCGCCCTGGAGCCCCTGGTGGAGCTTCGCCGCTCCCGCCTGGAGACCATGCTCAAGGTCCTCGACGTGGACGGAGCGGTCCGGCGGGTCAAGGGCGGATGGATCGCGACCGGACAGCCGTGGACGTACGAGACCGACCGGTACGACTGGGTCGCCCAGCAGCGCAAGGCCGAGCAACAGGCGATGCGCGAGTACGCCTCGACGACGGGCTGCCGGATGGAGTTCCTGCAGCGTCAGCTCGACGACGAGGGGGCCAAGGCCTGCGGTCGCTGCGACAACTGTGCGGGGGCGCGCTTCACTGCCGATACTTCCACGGTCGCGTTGGACGCCGCGCGCGTCGACCTCGGCCGGGCGGGAGTGGAGGTCGAGCCGCGCCGTATGTGGCCGACCGGTCTGCCGTCGATCGGCGTCGACCTCAAGGGACGCATCCCGGCCGGTGAACAGGCCGCACCGGGACGGGCGTTGGGACGACTGTCGGACATCGGCTGGGGCAACCGGCTGCGACCGATGCTCGCACCCCACGCCCCGGACGGCCCCGTGCCCGACGACGTGGCCAAGGCGATCGTGGATGTACTGGTCGACTGGGCCAAGGGACCGGGCGGCTGGGCCTCCGGGGCTCAGGACGCCCCACCGCGCCCGGTCGGCGTCGTCATGGTCGCCTCGCGCACGCGTCCGCAACTGATCAACTCACTGAGCGCACGCATCGCAGAGGTCGGCAGACTCCCCCTACTGGGTTCCCTCCAATACACCGGCGAGGCACCACAGGCCTCGCGAAGCAACAGCGCCCAGCGCCTCAAAGCACTCGACGGCGCGCTGACCGTGCCGCCCGCCCTGGCATCGGCCCTCACCGAGACCCCGGGCCCAGTGCTGTTGGTGGACGACTTCACCGAGACCGGCTGGACCCTGGCGGTCACGGCCCGCATGCTCCGACGCGCCGGTGCGCAGGGGGTTATGCCGCTGGTCCTGGCCGTGCAGGGTTGA
- a CDS encoding DUF4192 family protein produces the protein MTNHSEATGSPENDGNGGGEQHLAPRATEPNDVPAVPGVHDVPETRDMREVQEVQRRREVRAGHDKHPGLAQQADQPDCTPYEGHPAEHQVTLRTPAELADALPYLLGYRPEDSIVLVALHDRDGRGRFGGRARLGIPASTDDWDAAARQLAHGLVSGSERRGARAEQMVAFLCQEPAKGETGRQVMERLRPLAQKMRVACGNLDVPVIEALCISDGRFWSYCCDKGECCPPEGQAMGLPGTSVLAAAATYAGLQVRGTLRELQARLLPWETAAALEQEIVLDTVGMALVPRILDDATRAGVAEETLELAERLLDRFAAAPSVSGTLTADLRDDELLGHDEAARLILGLQDRSTRDRAAEWMEGDEAGPALRLWRALARRCVGPYREYAAPPLTLAGWVAWSTGDDLEAREALAMALGADTDYLFARLLHQACNEGLDPESIRRCLRAERVGRGGTRAGRLDGPEAAEEPDQAAAAESKPMSGPDDRRRSRHVAGPSGSFPRSSRGAGRERATSVSRPRTPAGTHPGAPRPGGTAAGISKRTAARTPKSAAPHTPRKGTARRSGPRPDGVRPGNAAAEGEA, from the coding sequence ATGACGAACCACAGCGAAGCGACTGGATCGCCCGAAAACGACGGCAACGGGGGCGGTGAGCAGCACCTCGCCCCACGGGCAACCGAACCGAACGACGTACCCGCCGTGCCGGGCGTGCACGACGTGCCTGAAACGCGCGATATGCGCGAGGTGCAGGAGGTCCAGCGAAGGCGTGAGGTGCGGGCTGGACATGACAAGCACCCAGGGCTCGCGCAACAAGCGGACCAACCCGACTGCACCCCTTACGAAGGGCACCCGGCCGAGCACCAGGTCACGCTGCGCACCCCGGCAGAACTGGCCGACGCATTGCCGTATCTCCTCGGGTACCGCCCCGAGGACAGCATCGTGCTCGTCGCTCTGCACGACAGGGATGGCCGCGGCCGGTTCGGTGGCCGGGCCCGGCTCGGCATTCCCGCGAGTACGGACGACTGGGACGCCGCGGCCAGGCAGCTGGCCCACGGGCTGGTGAGCGGCAGCGAGCGCAGGGGAGCCCGTGCCGAGCAGATGGTCGCCTTCCTCTGCCAGGAACCGGCAAAGGGCGAGACGGGCCGACAGGTCATGGAACGGCTGCGGCCACTGGCCCAGAAGATGCGCGTCGCCTGCGGCAACCTGGACGTCCCGGTGATCGAGGCCCTGTGCATCTCCGACGGTCGCTTCTGGTCGTACTGCTGCGACAAGGGGGAGTGCTGCCCGCCCGAGGGCCAGGCGATGGGCTTGCCCGGCACATCCGTGTTGGCCGCCGCGGCCACGTACGCCGGACTTCAGGTGCGCGGCACGCTGCGTGAGTTGCAGGCCAGGCTGTTGCCCTGGGAGACCGCAGCGGCCCTGGAACAGGAGATCGTCCTGGACACCGTCGGTATGGCGCTGGTCCCCAGGATCCTCGACGACGCGACCCGCGCGGGCGTGGCGGAGGAGACTCTGGAGCTCGCCGAGCGGCTCCTGGACCGGTTCGCCGCGGCCCCGTCCGTGTCCGGAACGCTCACCGCGGATCTCCGCGACGACGAACTGCTCGGACACGACGAAGCCGCGAGGCTCATTCTGGGCCTGCAGGACCGCTCGACCCGCGACCGCGCGGCCGAGTGGATGGAGGGGGACGAGGCCGGCCCAGCCCTCCGGCTCTGGCGAGCGCTGGCCCGCCGCTGCGTCGGACCGTACCGCGAGTACGCCGCGCCGCCCCTCACCCTCGCCGGGTGGGTCGCCTGGTCCACCGGCGACGATCTGGAGGCCCGAGAGGCCCTTGCCATGGCACTCGGCGCCGACACCGACTACCTCTTCGCGCGCCTCCTGCACCAGGCCTGCAACGAGGGACTGGACCCCGAGTCGATTCGCCGTTGCCTGCGCGCCGAACGTGTGGGCCGTGGGGGGACGCGTGCCGGGCGGCTCGACGGGCCGGAGGCCGCCGAAGAACCGGATCAGGCGGCGGCAGCTGAGTCCAAGCCGATGTCTGGCCCGGATGATCGCCGCCGGTCTCGGCACGTTGCGGGTCCCAGCGGCAGTTTCCCGCGCTCCTCACGGGGCGCCGGGCGAGAGCGAGCTACAAGCGTCTCGCGCCCGCGTACCCCGGCAGGCACGCATCCCGGTGCCCCGCGGCCGGGTGGCACGGCCGCGGGTATCTCGAAGCGCACGGCTGCGCGCACGCCGAAGAGCGCGGCTCCGCACACCCCAAGGAAGGGAACTGCGCGTCGGAGCGGGCCCCGTCCGGACGGTGTGCGTCCCGGAAACGCCGCCGCCGAGGGGGAGGCGTGA
- a CDS encoding NUDIX hydrolase: MPYDPSAFPPFAVTVDLVVLTVRRHALCALAVRRGEPPFQGRWALPGGFVRADEDLAQAAARELAEETGLRAHDPSVPAQDNGAHLEQLATYGDPKRDPRMRVVSVAHLALAPDLPAPRAGGDASNARWAPVDELLQQGGYGRDGEPSAPLAFDHAQILADGVERARSKIEYSSLATAFCPTEFTVGELRRVYEAVWGVALDPRNFHRKVTGTPGFLVPTGGTTTRQGGRPAQLFRAGGATLLNPPMLRPEV, translated from the coding sequence ATGCCCTACGACCCGTCAGCCTTTCCGCCCTTTGCCGTCACCGTGGACCTGGTCGTGCTGACCGTGCGCCGCCACGCCCTGTGCGCGCTGGCGGTGCGCAGGGGCGAACCGCCGTTCCAGGGGCGTTGGGCACTGCCCGGCGGGTTCGTACGGGCCGACGAGGACCTGGCGCAGGCCGCCGCGCGTGAGCTGGCCGAGGAGACCGGGCTGCGCGCCCACGACCCCTCCGTTCCCGCGCAGGACAACGGCGCACACCTGGAGCAGCTCGCGACATACGGCGACCCCAAGCGCGACCCCCGGATGCGGGTGGTCAGCGTCGCTCACCTGGCGTTGGCCCCCGATCTGCCCGCCCCCCGCGCGGGAGGCGATGCCAGCAACGCCCGCTGGGCGCCGGTCGACGAGTTGCTGCAGCAGGGCGGTTACGGCCGTGACGGCGAACCGTCCGCGCCGCTCGCCTTCGATCACGCGCAGATCCTGGCCGACGGGGTGGAACGCGCCCGCTCCAAGATCGAGTACTCGTCACTGGCCACGGCGTTCTGCCCCACCGAGTTCACCGTCGGCGAGCTTCGCCGTGTCTACGAGGCGGTGTGGGGCGTGGCGCTCGACCCCCGCAACTTCCACCGCAAGGTGACGGGCACGCCGGGCTTCCTCGTGCCCACCGGAGGCACCACCACACGCCAGGGCGGCCGCCCCGCCCAGCTCTTCCGGGCCGGCGGAGCCACGCTGCTCAACCCTCCGATGCTGCGCCCGGAGGTCTGA
- a CDS encoding ribonuclease HII, translated as MPYEPPTHTVERSLRATTGAKIIAGVDEVGRGAWAGPVTVCAAVTGLRRPPTGLTDSKLLTVKRRTELAEELRTWVTSFALGHASPEEIDDLGMTAALRLAAMRALETLPVRPDAVILDGKHNYLGAPWKVRTVIKGDRSCVAVAAASVIAKVQRDKMMAELGIDHADFGFADNAGYPSPVHKAALAERGPTPYHRLSWAYLDALPQWRHLKKVRSWVEGSVPEIEGQLGFDF; from the coding sequence ATGCCGTACGAACCGCCTACTCACACCGTCGAGCGCTCCCTTCGAGCCACGACCGGAGCGAAGATCATTGCCGGTGTCGACGAGGTCGGGCGCGGTGCCTGGGCCGGCCCCGTCACCGTCTGCGCGGCGGTCACCGGACTGCGCCGGCCCCCCACGGGTCTCACCGACTCCAAGCTGCTCACCGTCAAACGGCGCACCGAGCTCGCCGAGGAGCTGCGGACGTGGGTGACATCGTTCGCCCTCGGGCACGCCTCGCCGGAGGAGATCGACGACCTGGGGATGACGGCCGCGCTGCGGCTCGCGGCGATGCGCGCTCTGGAGACCTTGCCGGTTCGCCCTGACGCCGTGATCCTCGACGGGAAGCACAACTATCTCGGTGCTCCCTGGAAGGTGCGCACGGTGATCAAGGGCGACCGGTCGTGCGTGGCGGTCGCAGCGGCCTCGGTGATCGCCAAGGTTCAGCGCGACAAAATGATGGCCGAACTGGGTATCGACCATGCAGACTTCGGTTTTGCGGACAACGCCGGGTATCCGTCGCCCGTGCACAAGGCCGCACTGGCGGAGCGGGGGCCCACCCCGTACCACCGGTTGTCGTGGGCGTATCTTGATGCGCTGCCCCAGTGGCGGCACCTCAAGAAGGTCCGCAGCTGGGTGGAAGGAAGCGTTCCGGAGATCGAAGGGCAGCTCGGCTTCGATTTCTGA